In Zonotrichia leucophrys gambelii isolate GWCS_2022_RI chromosome 12, RI_Zleu_2.0, whole genome shotgun sequence, a single genomic region encodes these proteins:
- the RPUSD3 gene encoding mitochondrial mRNA pseudouridine synthase RPUSD3 isoform X2 — protein sequence MASTGSAAAVATAVRGLARPGPGTRAAGWRRLLGPKETLRLLEGSVVHREGALLALNKPPGLPVLGRPGDLSLDALLPALRRRLGLPAELHVVKAPAREYSGLVLLSSCYHTTKKLQQFFTDARCRGQYPATYRAITVGVPAEVEGEISAGLSWQQQGDRAMVVPVPAPGRRSLARKDVKSTLTRYRVLSAVGGCALLQLQPRTAFPEQLQVHLTLLLCPALGDHKHSSRVGRVLGVPFFLSPESAPTHTQVLDEELLSQLGLSPRQLHRLPLHIHLQELVLPEGPLCAPPPPYFLHTLRCLGLPEH from the exons atGGCGAGCACCGGGAGCGCCGCCGCCGTCGCCACAGCCGTGCGCGGGCTGGCGCGCCCGGGACCGGGAACGCGCGCCGCGGG GTGGAGGCGGCTGCTGGGCCCCAAGGAGACgctgaggctgctggagggCTCCGTGGTGCACCGCGAAG gagccctgctggcactgaaCAAGCCCCCTGGCCTCCCCGTTCTGG GGCGTCCTGGGGACCTGAGCCTGGATGCGCTGCTGCCGGCACTGAGACGACGCCTGGgcctccctgctgagctccaCGTGGTGAAGGCTCCTGCCAG GGAGTATTCTGGCCTTGTCCTCCTGTCCAGCTGCTACCATACCACTAAGAAGCTCCAACAGTTCTTCACCGATGCTCGTTGCAGAGGCCAGTACCCTGCCACGTATCG TGCCATCACCGTGGGAGTCCCGGCAGAGGTGGAGGGTGAAatctctgcagggctgagctggcagcagcagggggacAGAGCCATG gtggtgccagtcccagccccaggacGCCGCAGCCTGGCCAGGAAGGATGTAAAGAGCACCCTGACACGCTACCGGGTGCTGAGTGCCGTggggggctgtgccctcctccagctccagcccaggacGG CCTTCCCAGAACAGCTCCAGGTGCACCTGACGCTGCTGCTGTGCCCGGCCCTGGGTGACCACAAGCACTCCTCCCGCGTGGGCAGGGTGCTGGGAGTGCCCTTCTTCCTGAGCCCCGAGTCTGCCCCGACCCACACTCAG GTCCTGGACGAGGAgttgctgtcccagctggggctTTCTCCACGGCAGCTCCATCGCCTCCCACTCCACATCCACCTGCAGGAGCTCGTGCTGCCTGAGGgccccctctgtgcccccccaCCACCGTACTTCCTGCACACTCTGCGCTGTCTGGGGCTGCCTGAGCACTAG
- the RPUSD3 gene encoding mitochondrial mRNA pseudouridine synthase RPUSD3 isoform X1 encodes MASTGSAAAVATAVRGLARPGPGTRAAGLAGRGAGYMGWRRLLGPKETLRLLEGSVVHREGALLALNKPPGLPVLGRPGDLSLDALLPALRRRLGLPAELHVVKAPAREYSGLVLLSSCYHTTKKLQQFFTDARCRGQYPATYRAITVGVPAEVEGEISAGLSWQQQGDRAMVVPVPAPGRRSLARKDVKSTLTRYRVLSAVGGCALLQLQPRTAFPEQLQVHLTLLLCPALGDHKHSSRVGRVLGVPFFLSPESAPTHTQVLDEELLSQLGLSPRQLHRLPLHIHLQELVLPEGPLCAPPPPYFLHTLRCLGLPEH; translated from the exons atGGCGAGCACCGGGAGCGCCGCCGCCGTCGCCACAGCCGTGCGCGGGCTGGCGCGCCCGGGACCGGGAACGCGCGCCGCGGGGTTAGCGGGGCGCGGGGCTGGATATATGGG GTGGAGGCGGCTGCTGGGCCCCAAGGAGACgctgaggctgctggagggCTCCGTGGTGCACCGCGAAG gagccctgctggcactgaaCAAGCCCCCTGGCCTCCCCGTTCTGG GGCGTCCTGGGGACCTGAGCCTGGATGCGCTGCTGCCGGCACTGAGACGACGCCTGGgcctccctgctgagctccaCGTGGTGAAGGCTCCTGCCAG GGAGTATTCTGGCCTTGTCCTCCTGTCCAGCTGCTACCATACCACTAAGAAGCTCCAACAGTTCTTCACCGATGCTCGTTGCAGAGGCCAGTACCCTGCCACGTATCG TGCCATCACCGTGGGAGTCCCGGCAGAGGTGGAGGGTGAAatctctgcagggctgagctggcagcagcagggggacAGAGCCATG gtggtgccagtcccagccccaggacGCCGCAGCCTGGCCAGGAAGGATGTAAAGAGCACCCTGACACGCTACCGGGTGCTGAGTGCCGTggggggctgtgccctcctccagctccagcccaggacGG CCTTCCCAGAACAGCTCCAGGTGCACCTGACGCTGCTGCTGTGCCCGGCCCTGGGTGACCACAAGCACTCCTCCCGCGTGGGCAGGGTGCTGGGAGTGCCCTTCTTCCTGAGCCCCGAGTCTGCCCCGACCCACACTCAG GTCCTGGACGAGGAgttgctgtcccagctggggctTTCTCCACGGCAGCTCCATCGCCTCCCACTCCACATCCACCTGCAGGAGCTCGTGCTGCCTGAGGgccccctctgtgcccccccaCCACCGTACTTCCTGCACACTCTGCGCTGTCTGGGGCTGCCTGAGCACTAG
- the RPUSD3 gene encoding mitochondrial mRNA pseudouridine synthase RPUSD3 isoform X3: MTETAEKPKMKRWRRLLGPKETLRLLEGSVVHREGALLALNKPPGLPVLGRPGDLSLDALLPALRRRLGLPAELHVVKAPAREYSGLVLLSSCYHTTKKLQQFFTDARCRGQYPATYRAITVGVPAEVEGEISAGLSWQQQGDRAMVVPVPAPGRRSLARKDVKSTLTRYRVLSAVGGCALLQLQPRTAFPEQLQVHLTLLLCPALGDHKHSSRVGRVLGVPFFLSPESAPTHTQVLDEELLSQLGLSPRQLHRLPLHIHLQELVLPEGPLCAPPPPYFLHTLRCLGLPEH, from the exons ATGACAGAGACGGCCGAGAAGCCGAAGATGAAGCG GTGGAGGCGGCTGCTGGGCCCCAAGGAGACgctgaggctgctggagggCTCCGTGGTGCACCGCGAAG gagccctgctggcactgaaCAAGCCCCCTGGCCTCCCCGTTCTGG GGCGTCCTGGGGACCTGAGCCTGGATGCGCTGCTGCCGGCACTGAGACGACGCCTGGgcctccctgctgagctccaCGTGGTGAAGGCTCCTGCCAG GGAGTATTCTGGCCTTGTCCTCCTGTCCAGCTGCTACCATACCACTAAGAAGCTCCAACAGTTCTTCACCGATGCTCGTTGCAGAGGCCAGTACCCTGCCACGTATCG TGCCATCACCGTGGGAGTCCCGGCAGAGGTGGAGGGTGAAatctctgcagggctgagctggcagcagcagggggacAGAGCCATG gtggtgccagtcccagccccaggacGCCGCAGCCTGGCCAGGAAGGATGTAAAGAGCACCCTGACACGCTACCGGGTGCTGAGTGCCGTggggggctgtgccctcctccagctccagcccaggacGG CCTTCCCAGAACAGCTCCAGGTGCACCTGACGCTGCTGCTGTGCCCGGCCCTGGGTGACCACAAGCACTCCTCCCGCGTGGGCAGGGTGCTGGGAGTGCCCTTCTTCCTGAGCCCCGAGTCTGCCCCGACCCACACTCAG GTCCTGGACGAGGAgttgctgtcccagctggggctTTCTCCACGGCAGCTCCATCGCCTCCCACTCCACATCCACCTGCAGGAGCTCGTGCTGCCTGAGGgccccctctgtgcccccccaCCACCGTACTTCCTGCACACTCTGCGCTGTCTGGGGCTGCCTGAGCACTAG
- the TTLL3 gene encoding tubulin monoglycylase TTLL3: MSEAGRSVLSASPRLPCGTGDVGTVGSDRAVLTGHSAANSSSHQGRCQRLFTLEQIKKAKLHVEMAVKEKKIFMVQGPYPIIRQLLRARGWVERKAPRTGRQLEQHCSDQNRQRHTAPGSAGARQREVLLNPRGGAQPVVGSTDPLHYPWLPAEKEEEQCDEDPLCIHRLMSYLARDQLPNFIWTNFLETVDRQLLQEDSVLNHYARVDAFTTKEGLCLSLQNLPWIEKADPNAFFPRCYRLGTRDDREAFIEDFRLTAARSLLKLALEEAGDRPVRTEQIPNSNSREAQPGSPLYPELVEEALEVCKQHLGVLQHEDIDRNTPSPCRTCIDWDNFLQQYYRVAHEGAGLVLTRQQRKQCQNLLQSLAEKLPQLDMEGKLNIWILKPGAESQGRGIICMTRLEEMLQLAWSCTAPSVQVGRWVVQKYVERLMTIFGTKFDIRQWFVVTDWKPLTVWFYQDCYLRFCSRPFSLHHLERARHLCNVSVQKWYKTSPEQDPRVPPDKIWSNQQFQEYLAQVGQADAWHKVLVPGMKAAILNALRSARDRVRFRKGNFELYGADFVVGENLQPWLLEINSCPTMSPSSAVTRQLCANVQRDTLRLVLDRKDNPRCSIGAFELIYKEAAVPRLLSGRVKLLVKGCSLKSLQPEQEQARDQPPRTLQDPVFSRAREARVSKRAQRHFSTTALSAHRLHVSPRARTTHAHKRAQRHLSTSVPSAPRLSLSPGARTTQVLRRARHPSPTTVPSAPKLSLSPGRRTTQVPQRARHRSPTTVPSAYKGSVSPAGRTTQGTQPRAATKKLPPLQQQSRCPSASPDLPAPTKSRASPTRSQGLPRLSHLPEQPRISGCPLDWVPMPPPRGALRNSWHTQGSARSFPPAKPPQQPQSAQSTRTPCLEQKNTAAPNGMQKTWGTETAPGVDSTLPVLAEPTKAASDPKEIPLLCCGTQLLPCFKMIL; this comes from the exons ATGTCAGAGGCAGGCAGGTCAGTGCTTTCTGCCTCCCCACGCCTGCCCTGTGGGACTGGGGACGTGGGCACGGTGGGCTCAGACAGGGCTGTCCTCACAGGGCATTCAGcagccaacagcagcagccaccagggTCGCTGCCAGCGCTTGTTTACCCTTGAGCAGATCAAGAAGGCCAAGCTGCATGTGGAGATGGCCGTTAAG GAGAAGAAGATCTTCATGGTGCAGGGCCCCTACCCCATCATCCGCCAGCTGCTGCGAGCCCGGGGCTGGGTGGAGAGGAAGGCGCCCAGGACAGGCagacagctggagcagcactgcagtgacCAAAACAGGCAGCGGCACACGGcgccaggcagtgctggagctaggcagagggaggtgctgctgaACCCACGTGGTGGGGCACAGCCTGTTGTGGGGAGCACAGACCCCCTGCACTACCCATGGCTACCTGCCgagaaggaggaagagcagTGTGATGAGGACCCGCTCTGCATCCACCGCCTCATG TCCTACCTGGCACGGGACCAGTTACCAAACTTCATCTGGACCAACTTCCTTGAGACCGTTGAccgccagctgctgcaggaggacagCGTGCTGAACCACTATGCCCGGGTGGATGCATTCACCACCAAG GAGGGGCTGTGCCTCAGCCTACAAAACCTGCCGTGGATTGAGAAAGCTGACCCCAACGCCTTCTTCCCCCGGTGCTACCGGCTGGGGACCAGAGATGATCGAGAAGCTTTCATTG AGGATTTCCGCCTGACAGCAGCACGTAGCCTGCTCAAACTGGCcctggaggaggctggggacaggccaGTGAGGACTGAGCAGATCCCAAACTCTAACAGTAGGGAAG cacagccaggctcccCCCTGTACCCTGAGCTGGTGGAGGAAGCCCTGGAGGTCTGCAAGCAGCACCTGGGAGTTCTGCAGCACGAGGACATCGACAGGAACACCCCGTCCCCCTGCAGGACATGCATCGACTGGGACAACTTCCTGCAGCAATACTACCGCGTGGCACA TGAgggggcagggctggtgctgacCAGGCAGCAGCGGAAGCAGTGCCAGaacctgctgcagagcctggcagagaaGCTGCCCCAGCTTGACATGGAGGGCAAGCTCAACATCTGGATCCTCAAGCCTGGTGCTGAATCCCAAGGCAGGG GCATCATCTGCATGACACGGctggaggagatgctgcagctggcatGGAGCTGCACAGCACCCTCGGTGCAGGTGGGCAGATGGGTGGTGCAGAAGTACGTGGAGCGGCTGATGACCATCTTCGGCACCAAATTCGACATCCGGCAGTGGTTTGTTGTGACTGACTGGAAGCCACTGACCGTCTGGTTCTACCAAGACTGCTACCTGCGCTTCTGCTCGCGGCCCTTCTCCCTGCACCACCTGGAGCG cgCCAGGCACCTCTGCAACGTCTCCGTCCAGAAGTGGTACAAGACGTCACCAGAGCAGGACCCCCGTGTGCCCCCCGACAAGATCTGGTCAAACCAGCAGTTCCAGGAATACCTGGCGCAGGTGGGGCAGGCGGATGCTTGGCACAAGGTGCTGGTGCCCGGCATGAAGGCTGCGATCCTGAACGCTCTGCGCAGCGCCCGGGACCGGGTGCGCTTCCGCAAGGGCAACTTCGAGCTCTATGGGGCCGACTTCGTTGTTGGGGAGaacctccagccctggctgctggagatcAACTCCTGCCCCACCATGAGCCCCTCCTCGGCAGTGACCCGACAGCTCTGTGCCAATGTCCAGCGGGACACGCTACGCCTCGTGCTCGACCGCAAGGACAACCCCAGATGTTCCATTGGAGCGTTTGAGCTCATCTACAAGGAA gcagctgtgcccaggcttcTGTCAGGACGTGTGAAGCTGCTGGTCAAAGGCTGTTCCCTGAAGAGCCTCCAGCCAGAACAAGAGCAAGCCCGGGACCAGCCCCCCCGGACTCTCCAGGACCCTGTGTTCTCCAGGGCCAGAGAAGCCCGTGTCTCCAAGCGAGCCCAGCGTCATTTCTCCACCACTGCACTCAGTGCCCACAGGCTCCatgtgtccccaagggccagaACCACCCATGCACACAAGCGAGCACAGCGTCATCTCTCCACGtctgtgcccagtgcccccaggctctccctgtccccaggggccaGAACCACCCAGGTGCTCCGGAGAGCACGGCATCCTTCTCCTACCACGGTGCCCAGTGCCCCCaagctctccctgtccccagggcgcAGAACCACCCAGGTGCCCCAGAGAGCCCGGCATCGATCTCCTACCACGGTGCCCAGTGCCTACaagggctctgtgtccccagcggGCAGAAccacccaggggacacagcccagagcagccacaaagaagctgcctcctctgcagcaACAGAGCCGCTGCCCTTCTGCCAGCCCTGACCTCCCAGCACCAACAAAGTCTCGGGCCTCCCCTACTCGGAGCCAGGGGCTGCCACGGCTCAGTCACCTGCCTGAGCAGCCCCGGATCAGTGGCTGTCCCCTGGATTGGGTGCCGATGCCACCACCCCGGGGAGCCCTCAGAAACTCCTGGCACACCCAAGGTTCTGCAcgctccttccctcctgccaaGCCCCCGCAACAACCTCAGTCTGCACAGAGCACCAGGACCCCGTGCCTGGAGCAGAAGAACACAGCAGCTCCCAATGGGATGCAGAAGACTTGGGGCACTGAGACAGCCCCAGGAGTGGACAGCACCCTGCCTGTCCTTGCTGAGCCAACAAAGGCTGCCTCTGATCCCAAAGAGATCCCACTGCTGTGTTGTGGTACCCAGCTCCTCCCATGCTTtaaaatgattctgtga
- the JAGN1 gene encoding protein jagunal homolog 1, whose protein sequence is MASRGGPRAPGTDGSDFQHRERVASHYQMSVTLKSEIKKLIYTHVVIWLLLLAQMVVGHLKLLPHDQVAMPYQWEYPYLLSILPSLLGLLSFPRNNISYLVLSMISTGLFSIAPLIYGAMEMFPMAQQLYRHGKAYRFIFGFSAVSVMYLVVVVAAQVHGWQLYYSKKLLDSWFTSTQEKKKK, encoded by the exons ATGGCCTCCCGCGGGGGTCCCCGCGCCCCCGGCACCGACGGCAGCGACTTCCAGCACCGGGAGCGCGTGGCCTCGCACTACCAGATGAG CGTGACGCTCAAGTCGGAGATCAAGAAGCTGATCTACACGCATGTGGTcatctggctgctgctcctggcccagaTGGTCGTGGGGCACCTCAAGCTGCTGCCCCACGACCAGGTGGCCATGCCCTATCAGTGGGAGTATCCTTACCTGCTCAGcatcctgccctccctgctgggccTCCTGTCCTTCCCCCGCAACAACATCAGCTACCTGGTACTCTCCATGATCAGCACCGGCCTCTTCTCCATAGCTCCCCTCATCTACGGGGCCATGGAGATGttccccatggcacagcagctgtaCCGCCACGGCAAAGCTTACCGCTTCATCTTCGGCTTCTCGGCCGTCTCTGTCATGTacctggtggtggtggtggccgCGCAGGTGCATGGCTGGCAACTCTACTACAGCAAGAAGCTGCTGGACTCCTGGTTCACTAGCACgcaggagaagaagaagaaatga